One stretch of Aquificaceae bacterium DNA includes these proteins:
- the rbfA gene encoding 30S ribosome-binding factor RbfA, whose product MSVKRARLEKLLMEEIAGLILREIKDPRLAHVVITHVELSQDMKRAKVYFTTLQEGREREAEDALRHASPFIRARLAKGLKIKRLPELDFIFDRELKRMEKIWQKL is encoded by the coding sequence ATGAGTGTAAAAAGGGCAAGGTTAGAAAAACTTCTCATGGAGGAGATAGCGGGCCTTATACTCAGAGAAATTAAGGACCCAAGGCTTGCACATGTGGTTATCACCCATGTGGAGCTATCGCAGGACATGAAAAGGGCAAAGGTATACTTCACAACCCTCCAGGAGGGCAGGGAAAGGGAGGCGGAGGATGCCCTCAGGCACGCCAGCCCCTTTATAAGGGCTCGGCTGGCAAAGGGTTTGAAGATAAAAAGGCTTCCAGAGCTTGACTTTATCTTTGATAGGGAATTAAAAAGAATGGAAAAGATATGGCAGAAGCTCTAA
- the rpsF gene encoding 30S ribosomal protein S6, whose protein sequence is MAKRYYQTVRHYESVVVFRPTLTEDEVQKKLQEMKDFIQKKGGELLSITDWGAKQLAYPIKNFNHGRYFMLTIRSQRPELPNELDFYCKISEDIIRWLNIQVKGQEGEKVAQ, encoded by the coding sequence ATGGCAAAGAGGTATTATCAGACAGTCAGGCATTACGAGAGCGTTGTGGTCTTCAGACCCACTCTCACCGAGGATGAGGTTCAGAAAAAGCTTCAGGAAATGAAGGACTTTATCCAGAAAAAAGGTGGAGAGCTTCTGAGCATCACAGACTGGGGGGCAAAACAGCTCGCCTATCCCATAAAGAACTTCAACCATGGCAGGTACTTCATGCTCACCATAAGGTCACAGCGACCCGAGCTTCCCAACGAGCTTGATTTTTACTGCAAGATAAGTGAGGACATAATACGCTGGCTCAACATACAGGTAAAGGGTCAGGAAGGAGAGAAGGTTGCTCAATAA